A single Symbiobacterium thermophilum IAM 14863 DNA region contains:
- the pduL gene encoding phosphate propanoyltransferase — MAEARTVVINVSARHVHLSPEHLEVLFGPGYQLTVKKHLVQPGQFAAEETVAVIGPKGSFPRVRVLGPVRGKSQLEISATDARTLGVPAVVRLSGNIAGTPGIVLEGPKGRVELTEGVIVAQRHIHMTPADAERYGVTDGQVVRVKTRGTRPLTFDDVVIRAREDMALEMHIDTDEANAAGIKDGDIGEILL; from the coding sequence ATGGCTGAAGCACGCACAGTGGTCATCAACGTCAGCGCCCGGCACGTACACCTCAGCCCCGAACACCTGGAAGTGCTGTTCGGGCCGGGCTATCAGCTGACCGTGAAGAAGCATCTGGTACAGCCCGGGCAGTTCGCGGCGGAGGAGACCGTCGCGGTGATCGGGCCCAAGGGCTCCTTCCCGCGCGTCCGGGTTCTGGGCCCCGTGCGGGGCAAGTCTCAGCTGGAGATTTCGGCCACCGACGCGCGCACCCTCGGGGTGCCTGCGGTGGTGCGGCTCAGCGGGAACATCGCCGGCACGCCGGGGATCGTGCTCGAGGGGCCGAAGGGCCGTGTCGAGCTGACCGAGGGCGTGATCGTCGCCCAGCGGCACATCCACATGACGCCTGCTGACGCCGAGAGGTACGGCGTGACCGACGGCCAGGTCGTCCGGGTGAAGACCCGCGGCACCCGCCCGCTCACGTTTGACGACGTCGTCATCCGGGCGCGGGAGGACATGGCGCTGGAGATGCACATCGACACCGACGAAGCCAATGCCGCCGGCATCAAGGACGGCGACATCGGCGAGATCTTGTTGTAA